The genomic stretch GTACTTCTGCCAAAACCGCACTGCCGCCGCCCACTCTTCTGAACTGTAGTGCGCCTTGGTTCCTCCCGGGAGTTCCAGCTGGTTCCGCATCATGGTGACAGGCCCCATGGGCAGTTGATCCACCCCTTCAGGCACAGCTTGGATTGAAATCAGTTCCCATTCAGCGTCCGTAGTATTCTCATTGTTTTCAGCCAGTACGTCGTGGCGATATAGAATGAACTCCACCTTTCCCGCCGGCAGTGGTGAGCCCATGGCTGCACGGATTTGAATATAAGGCTCCTCCCCCTCTTGGCGCCGAACAGATTCGGCCTTCAGTTCTGTGCCCTGGTCAATTTTTACATAAGGACAGACAAAATGGCTGGTTATTTCATCTGTGGCTTCAACAATCACTACTCCATCTCTATACCCTTCCCTGAAATATCCTGATGCAAAGCGGTCTGAAGCGTGGTTCACTATCTCTTCAAAAGTGAGGTCTTTGGCGTAAGTTTTGCCTGATCCCTCAACCTGCCGCCGGACGAAATCATTGACTTCCAACTGAATCATTTTTCCTCCCCCGGCCGGTATGCCCTCTCCAGATTAGCCACGATGTCCTCTAGATCCATCCAGACCGGTTTCAGCTTTCGCTGTGCGAAAAGCGGCGCCTGATCGCTGTAGTGAGGCGAAGATTCATCCTGCGTGGCGCTGCCGAACTGATGGATACTCCGGGACGAAACAGCGCCGGTAGAATCCCACGCCGCCATCAGAATGAAACTGTCTCCAGCACCCGCCATCCAGATGCCACTGTCGCTCTTGCGCCCGTAGACGGCGTGCAGTATATCGGGGCCGCCACCCAAGCCAATGTTTAGATCACCACGGATGAGCCGGTTCACATCGTGCCAGGGCACATCAATTCTGCCATGGTTGTCTTTCAGGTACTTTGCCGATTCACGAATGATTGCGGCAAGTTCTCCCTCAGTCACCGTTTCAAAACGTCTCCAACCGATGCTGCCCGCTGCAATGATCGCCAGGGCCGCGCCTCGGTTATCCGGCTCGACTCCCAGATCCCAACTTTCCAGAACTCCCAAAGCCTCCCGCACAAGCGGCTCATCACTCACCACAGAATCGAGAATACGTCTCCTCAACTTGGCAAAGTGCGACGCTTCCGAATAGGACATGTCATATTTGTTGTTGACAAATTCTTCGAACGTAATGGAAGAATCTTCGCCGAACAGTTCCAACGCCCTTAAGGCGCGGTTGGTCATTCTTCTCTCGATGCCAAAGGTGCTCGAGAATAGTGTAGAGTCAGGATTCTCAGATCCCACGGTGGTCTGGAACGGTGAACTGTTACAGCTTTGCACAAAGCCTGAACTTGGATTCAGAATCTGCGGCAGATCACTGAATGATGCGTAGCTCGTCCAGAGTGCATCAGAGGTATTGCCCGGAAGATAGGTCTGCCAGTCAAATGATTCATCCCGCTGAGGGAAGAGAGCATTGTAAAGATAGAAGATGTTTCCCTCCTTGTCGCCGTACACTGTGTTAAAGCTCGGAACGGCCATCATCTCCATGGCGTCCACAAATTCCTGAAGCGATGTCGCCTTATTCATTCTGTACCACTGCTCCATGGAGCGGACGTCGTCGTGACCGGCATAGCGGATAGCGTAGGTTCCGTGGGGTCTTCGCATCACAGGCCCGTGCACCGACCACAATCCTTCCCGATGGACAGTCCACTGTACTGGACCCCACAACTTTACTTTAATAGAAATATCGAAGACTTCCAATTCACGCCACTCCCCATCGAACCGGTACTGGTTCGGATCAGCCGAATTGACCTCCAGCTCGTACACGTCTATCAGATCCGGATCGTTCACTGTATGTGACCAGCCGAGGTGGCGGTTGTGTCCGAGAGCAATTACAGGCATGCCGGGGAAGAGCCCACCTACCATATCCCACCCTTCCTCACTGTGGACGTGCGCCTCGTACCACGCAAGAGGTCCGTGCCACGGCTGGTGCGAATTGGAGCTGAAAAAGGTACTGCCGTCTGCCGTCCGCAGAGGAGAGATGGCAAAAGCGTTCGAACCGACAGACTGCCACATCTCTCCGCCAGATGACGCCAGAGCGGTCTCCTCGGCGCTGCCAGCGGCTATACGATCCGGTTTCTCTTCGCGCATCAACCAGCGCATTACGCCGTCTAGATTGAAGAAGAACGGCGTCTTCAGCACGAATCCGGCTATCACATCTTGCCCTGTAACGGGATAAAGATAGTCAATTCTTTCCCCGGGGTGCAGCGCTGCATAGGTGTTGATGCCGTCGGCGTAAGCCTCACAGACCGCCCGCGCCTCTCCGCTCAGATCAGACTGATAACGCTCTTTCACAATCTTCCGCATCCTGAATAGTCGCACCATAAAGTCTATGGGAGCCGCACTCATGCCGCGCTCACGCGCCAGTTCACCGCGGGTAGCGAGGAGAGCCTCTTGAATGTTCGCCAGATCATCTTCAGCATGGGCATAGGCAAGACCGAAGGCGGCGGCGGCATCGGTCTCTCCGAAGATATGAGGCACGCCCCAACTGTCGCGGTAGATGGTGACGTCGTACTTTGCGGCGGCGGAAGCGTCGATGAGCGCATCCGTGGAAACACCATGAAAAGCACACGATGTGAAGCAGAATAGTGTGAGGATTAAACTTGCGGACGCCA from Candidatus Neomarinimicrobiota bacterium encodes the following:
- a CDS encoding DUF3228 family protein, coding for MIQLEVNDFVRRQVEGSGKTYAKDLTFEEIVNHASDRFASGYFREGYRDGVVIVEATDEITSHFVCPYVKIDQGTELKAESVRRQEGEEPYIQIRAAMGSPLPAGKVEFILYRHDVLAENNENTTDAEWELISIQAVPEGVDQLPMGPVTMMRNQLELPGGTKAHYSSEEWAAAVRFWQKYAALAPEEET
- a CDS encoding acylase, with the protein product MPWNLRGGKAGASRVPPLVRQMGRLASASLILTLFCFTSCAFHGVSTDALIDASAAAKYDVTIYRDSWGVPHIFGETDAAAAFGLAYAHAEDDLANIQEALLATRGELARERGMSAAPIDFMVRLFRMRKIVKERYQSDLSGEARAVCEAYADGINTYAALHPGERIDYLYPVTGQDVIAGFVLKTPFFFNLDGVMRWLMREEKPDRIAAGSAEETALASSGGEMWQSVGSNAFAISPLRTADGSTFFSSNSHQPWHGPLAWYEAHVHSEEGWDMVGGLFPGMPVIALGHNRHLGWSHTVNDPDLIDVYELEVNSADPNQYRFDGEWRELEVFDISIKVKLWGPVQWTVHREGLWSVHGPVMRRPHGTYAIRYAGHDDVRSMEQWYRMNKATSLQEFVDAMEMMAVPSFNTVYGDKEGNIFYLYNALFPQRDESFDWQTYLPGNTSDALWTSYASFSDLPQILNPSSGFVQSCNSSPFQTTVGSENPDSTLFSSTFGIERRMTNRALRALELFGEDSSITFEEFVNNKYDMSYSEASHFAKLRRRILDSVVSDEPLVREALGVLESWDLGVEPDNRGAALAIIAAGSIGWRRFETVTEGELAAIIRESAKYLKDNHGRIDVPWHDVNRLIRGDLNIGLGGGPDILHAVYGRKSDSGIWMAGAGDSFILMAAWDSTGAVSSRSIHQFGSATQDESSPHYSDQAPLFAQRKLKPVWMDLEDIVANLERAYRPGEEK